CATTAGACCCTTGGGAGTTTCCCATGTCAATTTGGTCTATTGAACATATACTTGCATCCTTTTGTTCAAATATATTTAATGCCAaattgtgctctctctctctctctctctctttctaaactTGCAGCTGCTTGCTAACGTGACCTTTTCCAAGTAATGCTGCTATTGTCAGCTTGAAAAAATGCGCatctattatattttgttaCATTAGTCCCTTGGTTCTTGGATCAACTTGATATACGAGGCTTGAATGTTGTTTTGGCGCAGTAAGCTTTCTGGTGAGAATGACAGCATGACAGGTGAAGAGGCCAGTCTTTGGCATGAGCAGCAGCAGTCACGTCCCCAGCATGGTCAGCTGCTTGGCATGCAATTTACCTTCATATACAACTGTATGttttctgatttgttttttagtCAATATGGGGAAAAAGATTGAcatggctctctctctttctctatctctctctctctctctctacacacacccacacacacacacacacatacatacatacatgatatatatatatatgtatatatatatatatatatatatatgtatatatatatatatatatatgtatagatagagagagagagagagagagagttcttcaACCTCATCAGATAGTGATTCACACTTTGTAACCTCTTTCTGTTGATGACTTGATGCTTAACCATTCAAAGCTTTTTTGAGAATGACCTGCTCGAATACTTTTCAGTTTCTAATAACCAGAATAAACGATTGTCGCTTCAATTATACTTTTCACATCTTTGAATGCATCTTGCTTGATATATAGTCCTACGTGCAACGGAGGTgtataatttatattttgtaCCATGTAATTTATTCTGTTGTTTTGGGAAATATTTAAGCTGCCAGAAAGCAGTTTTTACGCACATCTTGGATCGGGGCTTTCGTATACCCAATTTGACATACCTGGCCAAAAAAGCCTTCCAAGAAACATTCGATAATTGTCTATTCCATGTAAACTCCAGATAATAATTTGATTCATGCTTTGAGAATCTCACTGGAAGATAATTTGTTGGGCATATggccctctctccctctctcatcaATCAAGTGGAGCTCTCTGTAAAGTTTGTCTTAGAACTTTAATTGGCTTAAAAACGAAGGTTCGAAGATGGGGTTAACCCACTTGGAGCATATGGGTTCATTCCTTGACCATCCCCCTGcattaataaagaaaacccacaaGACATATAATCCCTTGGTTATTGGGTGTGACACTACCAATTGAAAATCTAAAACTTGAAGCTTCAAAAGATGAAAGCCCTCCCGTTGCTTGACACGAGAACAGATGcaaatcaacttgaaaatatttgaGTTAGGTACTATCATCGCGCGGTGCGCCGACAATGACAGATTCTCCCCACCACTAACTCCTGCTAGTGGCTGACAAAAGGTATCTAATTGGTTAGAAATGTTGGAATACAAATTAGAAGCGCCGAAAACGCAGCTGTTTTTCCTTCACGCTGGGCCTCCTGTATACTTTAACCAGTAATGAGACGTGAAACCACCGACGTGGGTAGAGGCAATTTGCTGATAACGCGCCCCTGTTGCAACGGGCCAAGGCCTGAGAGCTTAGAGCGACAGAGCTCTGCTGCATGCGTTAAAAGGAAGCGTCAGTGGCAGGAGTGACCCTGACAAGGGGATGGTCCGGTGGATTACCCATGACCATGGTGTACAAACCTGGGAGATTCTACAAGCAAACGCCagcagagagaaaaagaatgcTCGTGTAACTGTGTAAGTCTTGATGGGGTTGACTGCAACATCCATTGCGTAAAATTCTTGGAGATTCTCAAAGCAAacacaagagagagacagagaccgGCGTCTTCCTTCCTCCCAGCTCCCGCCCATCACTGCGTTGGCGTTCTGCTGCCAATTGATGAACGAATACAACTATAAAAATGTTTTCCTGGAAGGGAAACGGATCTGGGGTGTCTCAACCCAACTGTGTCTGCAGGTCTCTGAGAATTGGAACCTACATTAGACAGCTGCAAAGAAGAAACGCAAATCTCCATCCCTTCTTCTTACCACTACGATACATTACTAATGTTGCCTGGAAAACCGACGACGAGAAAATGTGAAACATGCCAAGCAGGTAAAAAGTTTTCAACCCATTCGACAGCCAGGATGGCCGGAAATAAGCCGGACGGAGACGTATTACAGAAGGCCATCGGCCGGCCAACACTACGAACTCTGGAGAGGAAAGATATCGCAAGAAACGGACTTCACATAAGCGCGATAAACACTTGCCGAACTGCTGGAAAGCAATCTTTCCTAGCAAACGACGGACAAGCCCTCACCCTCAATGCCTCAAAATTCTAACTGTATATATAAAATGCTGCTAATGGCAAAAATCTAGAATTAactatgaaattttgtttttatagaaAAGGTGTGACCATCTCTATTCTGACCGCTTCTGCAACGGGTTCCTCTCACTTGATAGCTTGGAAAGATTCTTGACATGACCGCCACACACTTGAGCGTAGCTTCATGTGAAAATTGCTTGGAGTTTCTCCATGTGTCGTTTTGTTTCTACGCCACCATGAACTCCAGGCTCCAgcagatgataaaaaaaagaagagggccCAACATCGATTTAGCCAGGCTTACTTAAGGTCATCgattggagaagaaaaaattacctTGCATCGAGAACTGAGCATTAGAGATAATGAAAAGGAAGGGAATGATGGTCACGGGTCAGTTTTGGCTGTCTGATCCTGTGAACATTCTCTTTCTGCGTTTCTTGTTTTCAAAAACGCAATTTTCATTTAAGATACCACCTTTTAAACAAAATTCAATAAACAGACTTTACATTTAATATTTTCTTGATACCGATTTCATTTTCCAAACTAATTACATCTTTTCTGACGGTATAGCGTTGAATCCTCTATGAACACTTGCCCCACGCCACATATTGGGGTAGGTGTTAAGGAGTGAATTAATTCGAGACTTTATGTGCTGTTTGgtaaatataaattttgtgattgttttatgaatttatttaaaaaaataaaacatattcaTGAGACACTAAACCCTATATGATTGAGTAAATTAATTGAGTAAATTAATGAATATTTAattttagtgttttatgaatatgctttaATCTTTAACATAAATTTATGGAACACTCAGCACAGCCAAACGACAccttaaaaaataatgaaattgaaaaagacTTTCTTTTTTAAGTAAAAGACGACTTGGCTTCAACTTATTTGATACTTTCACAAGAAGAATCAAGTCATAATCAAAGCAAAGATTCTATCTGACTGTTTTTAGCCAAGTATGAGGTTTAATGGAGAAAATGATACAAAACTACGGTTTTTCACAAATTAAAGTTAAAAATGGTCCCCGAAATAGAAACATATATGGAACCTTTTACACTTCTACCTTCTCCAATGTTCCGCCGTTTTGATTGAGGCAAGGGGAGGGAAACCTGACCAACCGAATCAAAAACCAGGCAGTGAcactcttctctctccctctctgttttgGCGACAACAGTTCCTTCACTTCGTGCGGGCGACGATAAGGCATTTACCAGGAAGGCAGGAGACGGCCGTCAACTGGTGACCATCCGATCCTCTCATCCCTTAACGCGGCTTCGCTCCAGtaatctatctatctatctctatctctctcttcctttctctctgtgGAAAGCTGCTGTCATGTGGTGAGCGCATTCGGTGTTGGTTCTTAGTAGATTCACGGAGACCGTGTCTTCCTTTGTATATGTGACGGTTTGTTAGCGTCCACTAGATTACTGCATCCTCTCGTGGAAGGCTGGATAAGTCGACGCGGATCTTATAGTGACTTCAGTTTGAAGATCTGTGGCGTTTCATTTGTAGTTCACTTTATATTTGTCTCGCGATGGGTAGTTGCTAAATCTCCACTTTGGTCTTGGGTTCTTGCTAGTGGAGATTTTGGGATCTTGGATTGCTGAAAGTGGGTATTTTGAAACGTTTTTTTATTGTGAAGCGAGACAGAGTTGAGAGTGGGTCCGTGGGAGTATGGTTGCCTTCTTGGATGAAACAGAAGAATGTGGGTTAACGACATAAAGATCGTTCTTTGTTTTGAGAATCTAGAGTTTGTTATGGCGGATAGATGATTTTTGGCAAGACTGGAAATATCCTGGGTTGGAATTTTAGCTCTTGGATCAGTAATGTGCGATTTCTGAAGGGAACGTAGCAGGGAAAATTTGGTCGTCGTGGAGCGACTAGAAGCATAACTATGTCATAATTCCATCGTTCTTATCTAATGGCATCTCTTAGACGATCACCATTGGCGGGACAGGGTGAGAGAACTGCACAGGACGCAGAGGCTGTTCCGCATGCCGATTGAGAGGATATTGGCCGCTGTGGTATCcatgattttcaattttgtgaTGGGCTTCTGTTTGCAGAGAGGTCGGAGCTTGGAGAGTGCAAAATCAAGAGCACATGGGTGGAAGAGAGCCTTCTTGCATTTCTCATTATGTTTTATATTTGGGCTTCTAATTGGACTTACTCCCACTATCACACTGGATTTCCTTCCAAATCTTGACTTGGGGCATCGAAAATTACCAACAGGTTTGAATAGGGAGAGCAAGGGTTTTGCTGGAAGCAGGAATCAATCAATTGAATCACTCTTTTTGAATGCTATTGCTGGTCGGGAACCGCGACTGAGAAAAGAGACAGGGAATGGGACTACTGAAAATTTTACTACATCAGCCCGTGTTGATGAGCTCCAGAAATTGTTGATAGTTGCAAGTCCAACATATAGTCGCTCCTTCCAAGCATATTATTTGAATCGTCTCGCTCATACTTTGAGACTTGTCCCTCCTCCTTTGCTTTGGATTGTAGTGGAGACCTCTTTGCAGACTGCTGAAACTGCTAGGTTGTTAAGGAGAACTGGGGTGATGTATAGACATCTCGTTTctgataaaaattttacaagcgTAAGAGATAGGGGCATTCACCAGAGAAATGTTGCTCTTGCTCACATTGAAAAGCATCGACTGGATGGGATTGTGTACTTTGCAGATGATGATAATGAATACTCTAAGGATCTCTTTCAATATATAAGGAACATAAGGTATTTTACATCACCATCGTCTGGcatttactagatattttattttacttctatTTTTTCGGTTTAGATGTTACAGTGCTGTTTCTTGCCTTGGGTAACTGAGTTACAATGCTACAAGTGAGTGCCACAAGAATTCAAAGTGTCTTCTTCCTGATGATATGAGGAGGAGATACTCGGAAGCTATTGAATATTTCTCTTGGGCTCTTTCCATGCACGCATTGGTTATTTTTGCAATTTATTTTCCAGAtaactttctttctctccttcttccctcACTTGTGTCAGTTGATAAATAGAATTGAATGACGTGTCAATGTTGGTGGCTAAAGGTAAAGCTGCGGTCACGTCTGTTTTGTCAATGAGATCATGTTTGTTTTGTCAATCAGCAACGTTCATTTTTCTTAAAGAGTTTATACATTACACTGCAATCATATCAGAAGAAAGCACTTAGTAAGGTGCAACAAGTGCAATGTAACTTGCTCTTAAACATGGAAGAGTGGGCGACCTCTGTTTTGGATGTGACTCCTTTTCTCTTGGTACACATGGTAAGAGGTGACTGGATTCCTTGAGATTAAAGCTACTAGACTTTGCACACTTTCTAAGAAAATTTATCTAGCTCCTCCATCGGCCATAGCTCTTCGACAGAGCTGAAAGGAGTCAAAGGGCTGAAATTGTCCAGCATCCGGCAATTTGAGGGAACTCTAGTACTAGTCCATATTTTTATGTGTACCGAAAACTGTAATATGTGGCTTTTGTCCATCCTGTGAACAAAAGTTGGTCAGTGTCTGTAAATATATTCTTAGAAGCTGATTTTCTGCAAGGAAAAGAGTGCAACTTGTGGATTTTAGAAGCATTTCGCGATTCTAAGTCCTCTTTGATGAAATGGCAGGCAGTTTTGCTTGTTGTGCAATATATTCGGCCACCATTGACTCTTAGAGTACTGAAGCAGAATATTTTGAGCTGGTTAACTTTGCTGTTTGCTTAATTGTTAACATTAACGGCACGCTAcagttatttttttcaatgctAAAGATCTTGTTACCTTTTCATACAGTATGATCGAAGATGGGTGTCACTTTTGCTGAAAGTTTGTTTAGTCTTCTACAGAATAGAGTAATCCCAAATAATCAGCTTCATGTTTCCTTGTCACAGCTGATAAGTTGTTATAGGGTTGATTCACCTTTCAACCGTTCCTATTTAATATCTGTCCGTTCATTCTTCATTGATCACAGGTTTGATAAATTCATTTACTTTCGGTGAGCAGACGTTTTGGAACTTGGCCTGTTGCCACGCTTGTGAAAACGGAAAGCTGGCCTCTAATAGAAGGCCCTGTTTGCAATGGAAGCCAGGTTATTGGGTGGCATACAagcttaaaaaataaaagcgtCCGGAGATTTCCTATTGATATGTCGGCCTTCGCCTTCAATAGTACAGTACTATGGGACCCTAAAAGGTGGCAACGTCATGCTGTTCAGCCCATATGGCAACAGGACACAGTCAAGGTTGGTTTCCAAGTGAGTTTGAGATACCCAATCCaagtttttattttgtcttgTCTGCAAaatcacgacccaatttttgacacgaTTGCTGTAAAGTTCACATGCAATTGAACTTTCTAAAGATCCTTTCACTAAAAAACAGTGGCTGGACATTTAGCAGTTTCTAACAAAGCAACTCTTGACAGGAATTAACTGCATTAATAGATCGAGTAGTTGAAGATGAAAGCCAAATGGAGGGCATACCACCTGGCTGTTCACGTGTTCTGGTTTGGAAGCTTCACATGGAAGCGCCGGCACTCTCTTCTCCAAATGGCTTGGTTGTGCAAAAATAAGTATGGTCGCTTCTTTTTAATGCCTCGGTTGTCTATATGATGGAGACGACCAGTGATAAGGTCTAATTTCATTCTTAGATCTTTTATTCAACCAGCTACAGCCCACAATTAAAGGCGCATAGATTTAAAGCTTTCAATAGAAACGTTTACGTGCTAATTTTTCATGCTTGATCTGCTACCAGTTCTCAATTCTCAACTGGCATTAGGTCTTTGTGGAGCACACACCTGCTTTTATGGTCTATTTCTCAGACAAAAAGTACAGGGTCCATTTGATGTGCATTGTTGATGATGCCAGAGCTGCTGGCTTTCTGGAATACAATCACCAGTCACGATACATTTCCTGCTCCCGCGACGGCTGGTGTCCATAATAGCAGCATGACtctctcatttatatattttattattttgccaGGTCGAAGCCTGTGGCTTAAGCTCCGTATTGTTTGCGCTTTCTTTTTAGTTTTGCTCAACtgattcttctcttcttcacaGTCAAATTAGTTTGAGTTTTGCCATCTGTATCTGCTGTAAGTTGAAGGAATGCTTTGACTGATCCGTTTATTAGTAGATCGGGGATGAGGTGGCTGTGTCTTAAAGTTTCATCATGTGCTGTGAAATTTGTgtgttttttcatgattttcaaagaaaaacctattaaaTCATCATGTTAGCATCTCCGTATATAATTCAGTTTGTCTTCTAAATTTATCGTGGTTTCCGTAGATGGTAGTAGCGTCACTAATATTACAactcacagagagagagagagagagagagagagagagatggctgtGGAGTAACAAGTGAAAGTTGATGCAGGTGGAATCTTCGAGGCTCCATATGAGTGAGACAAGAAAGGGAGCTAACGAAATGCTTTACTTCCGCAACAATCTTGGCATGTACAAGCAGTGGTCTTGCTATTTAAAGCTTTGTCCTTTGTTGTCGTTCATCTCATCCCTTCTATCATGTACCCCAACTTagatctcctcctcctcctcctcctccactgGGCTGCTGTCATGGCCATCCTCACTGTTGGCATTGTTCTACTCGTTATtctcttgttggtagcctcatTTCTTACTCTTATCGCTATCCTGCTCACCGATATTTACGAGTTATTCTCTTACTATCCTAGTTTGATGTATCACTTGAGAAATGTTTTAGAGAAAGTCTTAGTGACGATTGTCTTTTATTTAGTTGAAATGTGCCAAAACATGGGCTCTTCTCGTCATGTGCCCGCTCAAGTCAGACCTTTAATGGATGCGGTCCACCGTGAAGATTCGAGTTCGGTCACAAAGCATGATGAACCAGGGAACTTGGCGCAGAAAATGGATGAAGATGCAGCTAAGTCTGCTGATGTACAGTCCCCAGAGTCTGCAAGGCATGGTGAGAAGGGCGCAGAGTCTAGACCAAAGAAACGGTCCACAGGAGCATCTGTGTTAGATCTGGGGACTGAAGGATCCAACAAAGAGCTGCAGCCTCCGGATCCCAAAATTGATGTGAACGGGAATTCAGACCTGGGTCCATTAGCAAAGGAAATACTTCGGAAGCGATCGGCCTTGAACTCTGGTGGCAGCCGGTGAAGCGCTTTTCATTTACAACGCATATTTAACAAACAgacagagagagtgagagagagagagagagttccttgCTTAGCACTGGTAGATTGGTATCGCTTTTTCTTGATACTCAGGAAGAGATGCATCTGTTTTTGAATTGTAATGAAAAAGTTGCGCTGATCAATAGAAGAGAAAAGTGGAAAAGATGATTATCATTAATTGACAAAGATATACATCCTCTCTTTTGCAGGTTTTTgggattttctttttcccagACTCGATCCAAAATACTGTTCACGGAAGTCCTATCTCACGAAAAACGGCATAGTTTCACTCACAACCCCTACTGGTTAAAATGCATTTACCTTTCGGTTCATTACATAATTTGATGCCCTCTTCCTTCCATGCCTTGTAAAGAGCCAAGCGCATGCAGTCGACTTTCAAGATTGAGAGAATATGGATCTACTTTTTTACGAGCATTTCCTTTCAAAACACGTGAAAAATTTTGGCGTTTTCTTTTCCTGCCTTCTACACGAGAGGGATTAGTAACATGGTTGGTTCTTTTGCTCTTGGCAGCATTGGAGTTCTTCGGCTTTGGGAAAAAGAGCATTAGAAAATGGAAAGCCCAAATCTCAATTCACTGCCTAGGAGCTTTAGTTTTaacttgaaaaaagtaaaaaattaggATAGCTAATCCTTTTAATTACTCATTTATAAGTTTTCAAATATCTTTCACAATCATCAATAAGAGAATAAACTTTTGGGGTCATCCTTAAGCACCCCATCCATACGTGTAGGACTCTATATCCGAATATTGAACGGTGTTCTGATACCATTGAATGTCCCGTTACCCACTTTTGGGGGCGGGTCCTTGGTCCGACGGATCCTAACGTCCTTAGCAATTTCAGTTCCAACTCATAAAAAGCTAGAAACTTGGACAACACAACCTCCTTTATTAGTCGTTAAAGATCTTTCACATTTGTTAACACAAAACTGAATTTTTAGGGTGTTACAATGGTAGTTAATTTTCTATTGGTGATACAAAACTAAATGAAAAACCAGATCCaatttagatttgaaaaacaacatcaGATGAGATCGGGATTTGGCTTTGAGgaaaatatctgatcggataaTGGCACCTTCGATTTCAAATAGCGAGTCAATTTTCTGCATATCCATGTGCAATTGAAGTACTTGTGAAATCGGTTGCTCAACTTTATCATCAAATGCATGACCCACCTCGGATGTATCTAATCTGACATTAAAGTCGAATTTCTTACTTGGATTCGGTTGTAACTTTAGGAATCAGATTCACACCTCTCCATACTTCTTCTTTATTCGAGTTAGGATATCAACATGCTTCTATCTGTTAACTGAATTTGGTAACTGGTATGGACATGCATCAGATCTAATTTTTTGACCCATTGGTATCCTGATCTCGAATGTACCAGGACCTATTTTGCATTAAGAGCAAATGACCTCTAAATGTTCTGaggggcatagcatagttggtccaAAGGTGGTGAGGAGTTGGGGTTGAAGGCTTCAGCCTCTCATCGGTGCAATGGCCACTTCATAAGTTCTTCACATGCTCACCAGGATCTCTAAgtaatttgatttcatttc
This window of the Nymphaea colorata isolate Beijing-Zhang1983 chromosome 2, ASM883128v2, whole genome shotgun sequence genome carries:
- the LOC116246982 gene encoding probable beta-1,4-xylosyltransferase IRX9H isoform X1 — protein: MPIERILAAVVSMIFNFVMGFCLQRGRSLESAKSRAHGWKRAFLHFSLCFIFGLLIGLTPTITLDFLPNLDLGHRKLPTGLNRESKGFAGSRNQSIESLFLNAIAGREPRLRKETGNGTTENFTTSARVDELQKLLIVASPTYSRSFQAYYLNRLAHTLRLVPPPLLWIVVETSLQTAETARLLRRTGVMYRHLVSDKNFTSVRDRGIHQRNVALAHIEKHRLDGIVYFADDDNEYSKDLFQYIRNIRRFGTWPVATLVKTESWPLIEGPVCNGSQVIGWHTSLKNKSVRRFPIDMSAFAFNSTVLWDPKRWQRHAVQPIWQQDTVKVGFQELTALIDRVVEDESQMEGIPPGCSRVLVWKLHMEAPALSSPNGLVVQK
- the LOC116246982 gene encoding probable beta-1,4-xylosyltransferase IRX9H isoform X2, translating into MPIERILAAVVSMIFNFVMGFCLQRGRSLESAKSRAHGWKRAFLHFSLCFIFGLLIGLTPTITLDFLPNLDLGHRKLPTGLNRESKGFAGSRNQSIESLFLNAIAGREPRLRKETGNGTTENFTTSARVDELQKLLIVASPTYSRSFQAYYLNRLAHTLRLVPPPLLWIVVETSLQTAETARLLRRTGVMYRHLVSDKNFTSVRDRGIHQRNVALAHIEKHRLDGIVYFADDDNEYSKDLFQYIRNIRRFGTWPVATLVKTESWPLIEGPVCNGSQVIGWHTSLKNKSVRRFPIDMSAFAFNSTVLWDPKRWQRHAVQPIWQQDTVKELTALIDRVVEDESQMEGIPPGCSRVLVWKLHMEAPALSSPNGLVVQK